A single region of the Anaerostipes rhamnosivorans genome encodes:
- the iolC gene encoding 5-dehydro-2-deoxygluconokinase, which yields MKYVEFDQTRPMDLVLIGRVAIDFNPVDYFHPLSECTTFKKYVGGSPANIAVGITRHGKKAGFIGKVSDDQFGEYVVDFFNKEGIDTSHITKCTNGEKLGLTFTEILSREESSILMYRNCIADLQLSVDDIDEEYIKNTKAILVSGTALAQSPSREAVLKAVMLAKKNDTKIIFDIDYREYNWKNSDEISIYYSLVAREADIIMGSREEFDLTEKLIKPGRTDKESAQAWNTENAKIVVIKHGKKGSTAYTNDGNDYSIKPFPVEALKGFGGGDGYASGFLYGIFEGWDMIECLEFGSAEAAMMVRSHSCSEELPNPQEVKDFIRETKDKYGEMIARV from the coding sequence ATGAAGTATGTTGAATTTGACCAGACAAGACCAATGGATTTAGTACTCATCGGAAGGGTAGCCATCGATTTTAACCCGGTAGATTATTTCCACCCGTTATCTGAGTGCACTACCTTCAAGAAGTATGTGGGAGGATCTCCGGCAAACATCGCAGTGGGCATCACAAGGCACGGAAAGAAAGCCGGATTCATCGGCAAAGTTTCTGATGACCAGTTCGGAGAGTATGTAGTAGACTTCTTCAATAAAGAGGGAATCGATACATCCCATATTACAAAATGTACGAACGGAGAAAAGCTTGGACTTACCTTTACAGAAATTCTTTCCAGAGAAGAAAGCAGCATCTTAATGTACCGCAACTGCATCGCAGACTTACAGTTATCTGTGGATGACATTGACGAAGAATACATAAAGAACACAAAAGCAATCCTGGTTTCCGGAACAGCATTGGCACAGAGCCCATCCAGGGAAGCAGTGTTAAAAGCAGTGATGCTTGCCAAGAAAAATGATACAAAGATCATCTTTGACATTGACTATAGAGAATACAACTGGAAAAATTCCGATGAGATTTCAATCTACTATTCTTTAGTAGCCAGAGAAGCAGATATCATCATGGGATCTAGAGAAGAATTTGACCTGACAGAAAAACTGATAAAACCGGGCAGAACAGACAAAGAATCTGCACAGGCATGGAACACTGAAAATGCAAAGATCGTTGTCATCAAACATGGCAAAAAAGGATCTACAGCATATACCAATGACGGAAATGACTATTCAATCAAACCGTTCCCGGTTGAGGCGTTAAAAGGCTTTGGGGGCGGAGACGGATATGCATCCGGCTTCTTATATGGAATATTTGAAGGATGGGATATGATCGAGTGTCTGGAATTCGGAAGTGCGGAAGCGGCCATGATGGTGAGAAGCCATTCTTGTTCTGAAGAACTTCCAAACCCTCAGGAAGTCAAAGACTTTATCCGCGAGACAAAAGACAAATATGGCGAAATGATTGCGAGAGTATAG
- a CDS encoding DUF3793 family protein: MNCRLELGRFTYKNDVQMKIAAHCAQVFAGVKPSNAVTLDREETFSLTQALKDTGIQYRLLYADAKRCVWLLYREQELEQYLMKREHETFMRDCGYDSVQLNDMFTILCKNYWEYKNGRKGFPHELGLILGYPLCDVKGFIRHQGHSYLFSGYWKVYGNPEDTRKRFEVYDLVRYQIIKQVQHKKPLAQIAASYTNYRIHKQY; the protein is encoded by the coding sequence ATGAATTGCCGATTAGAGCTTGGCAGGTTCACATATAAAAATGATGTGCAGATGAAGATTGCGGCTCACTGTGCACAGGTGTTTGCTGGAGTAAAGCCTTCAAATGCGGTGACTCTGGACAGGGAAGAAACATTTTCCCTGACGCAGGCGCTGAAAGACACTGGAATTCAATACAGACTGTTATATGCCGATGCGAAACGGTGTGTCTGGCTGTTGTACAGGGAACAAGAACTTGAACAATATCTGATGAAAAGAGAACATGAAACATTTATGAGGGATTGTGGATATGATTCTGTTCAGCTAAATGACATGTTTACGATTTTATGTAAAAACTACTGGGAGTACAAAAACGGTAGAAAAGGATTTCCCCATGAACTGGGTCTGATTCTTGGATACCCGCTGTGTGATGTAAAAGGATTTATCCGACATCAGGGGCACAGTTATCTGTTTTCAGGGTATTGGAAGGTTTACGGAAACCCGGAGGACACCAGAAAACGGTTTGAAGTATATGACCTTGTGAGGTATCAAATCATCAAACAGGTACAGCACAAAAAGCCTTTGGCGCAGATTGCAGCTTCCTACACCAATTACAGGATCCATAAACAATATTAA
- a CDS encoding Cof-type HAD-IIB family hydrolase, whose translation MLKGTVGDGMKEQEIKLIAMDMDGTLLTSQKEVTQKTVEVLEEAMDRGIQIVPATGRSVNGLPKELTDLKRLRYCILSNGARVYDLHEQRSIYKNQFDTDQILKLLEAVNPYHAFRSIAKDGKVYCYKEELYRLESFHLGEYSEEMIRASRTPVEDLKEFIQKEGGTSEKMTLFFEDQEERAKARKELTECGLYAVVASLKNNLEISLHSCNKGDALAHLMEHLDLKKENIMACGDAENDYQMIEAAGIGVVMENGSDEMKEIADYITDDHNSDGVAKAIEVLALKN comes from the coding sequence ATGCTGAAAGGAACAGTGGGAGACGGGATGAAAGAACAGGAAATTAAATTGATCGCCATGGATATGGACGGGACACTTCTGACCAGCCAGAAGGAAGTTACACAAAAGACAGTAGAAGTATTAGAAGAGGCAATGGACAGAGGAATTCAGATCGTCCCGGCCACCGGGCGGTCAGTGAACGGGCTTCCGAAGGAACTGACGGATCTTAAGAGATTAAGATACTGCATACTGAGCAATGGGGCCAGGGTTTATGATTTACACGAACAGAGGTCGATTTACAAAAACCAGTTTGACACAGATCAGATCCTCAAGCTTTTGGAAGCGGTCAATCCGTACCATGCTTTCCGGAGCATAGCAAAGGATGGAAAGGTATACTGTTATAAAGAAGAGCTTTATAGGCTGGAATCATTTCACCTGGGAGAGTATTCCGAGGAGATGATCCGTGCATCCAGGACGCCGGTAGAGGATTTAAAAGAATTTATCCAAAAGGAAGGCGGAACTTCAGAAAAAATGACGCTGTTTTTTGAAGACCAGGAAGAACGGGCAAAGGCGAGGAAGGAACTGACAGAATGTGGTTTATATGCTGTTGTGGCTTCCTTAAAGAATAATTTGGAGATTTCTCTTCATTCCTGCAATAAGGGTGATGCGCTGGCCCATCTGATGGAGCACCTGGACTTAAAGAAAGAAAATATCATGGCCTGCGGCGATGCCGAGAATGATTATCAAATGATCGAGGCGGCAGGGATCGGGGTTGTCATGGAAAACGGCAGTGATGAGATGAAAGAGATTGCGGATTATATAACGGACGATCACAACAGTGACGGAGTTGCCAAGGCAATTGAAGTCTTGGCTTTGAAAAATTAA
- a CDS encoding flavin reductase, which translates to MNQAAMFQLSYGLFVLSAKDGDKDNGCIVNTVQQVTTTPNRISVAVNKGNYTHDMIRDTGSFNVSILSEEVPFDIFKHFGFQSGRDVDKLKDFSGYDRSSNEIIYLSQYANAFLSASVAETVDLGTHTMFIADVTDGEVLSNIPSVTYAYYHKNIKPQPQETKKTGWRCKICGYIYEGEELPADFVCPICKHGASDFERI; encoded by the coding sequence ATGAATCAAGCAGCAATGTTTCAACTAAGCTACGGTTTGTTTGTACTGTCAGCAAAAGACGGAGACAAGGACAACGGCTGTATCGTCAACACAGTCCAGCAGGTCACGACCACACCGAACCGTATTTCCGTAGCAGTCAATAAAGGCAATTACACTCATGATATGATCCGGGACACCGGTTCCTTTAATGTATCCATCCTGTCCGAGGAGGTTCCCTTTGATATTTTTAAGCATTTCGGATTCCAGAGCGGCAGGGATGTTGACAAGCTGAAGGATTTCTCCGGCTATGACCGTTCCTCCAACGAGATTATTTATTTAAGCCAATATGCGAACGCATTTCTCAGCGCTTCTGTGGCAGAGACAGTTGATCTGGGCACACACACAATGTTTATCGCCGATGTCACAGACGGAGAAGTCTTATCAAATATACCTTCTGTTACCTACGCATATTATCACAAGAATATCAAACCCCAGCCGCAGGAAACAAAGAAAACCGGCTGGCGCTGTAAAATCTGCGGATATATTTACGAGGGTGAAGAACTCCCCGCCGATTTTGTATGCCCGATCTGTAAACACGGCGCTTCTGATTTTGAACGAATCTAG
- a CDS encoding iron-containing alcohol dehydrogenase: MAREFIAPGQIYTGEGALDMAEGKLGALGKKALIVTDKVMVDLGNAAKVETALKNQNIEYVIYSEINGEPTDTMIEGGLNLYKEEGCDFIVALGGGSPIDSMKAIGALVTSGGQISDYMGKVITEETPTLVAIPTTAGTGSEATQFTIITDTKNDIKMLLKGAVLMPDLAIIDPQFTMTAPPKITAATGLDALTHAAEAYTSKLAQPLSDTFALSAIKRIFKYLPVAFKDGKNVEAREQMSIAALEAGIAFNNASVTLVHGMSRPIGAMFHVAHGLSNAMLLKECFIYALDGAYDRFGELGKAINVAAETDTDQAASEKFLQAVVDICDELETPSLEEYGINKEEFFSVIDKMANDAMDSGSPSNTRKAITAEDVKEIYRNLW; the protein is encoded by the coding sequence ATGGCAAGAGAATTTATCGCGCCGGGCCAGATTTATACTGGTGAGGGTGCACTGGATATGGCAGAAGGAAAGTTAGGAGCTCTCGGCAAAAAAGCGCTGATCGTCACAGATAAGGTGATGGTTGATCTTGGAAATGCAGCAAAGGTAGAAACTGCTTTAAAAAACCAGAATATTGAATATGTGATCTACAGCGAGATCAACGGTGAGCCGACCGACACAATGATTGAAGGCGGACTGAATCTTTACAAAGAAGAAGGATGTGACTTTATTGTCGCTCTCGGAGGCGGCAGTCCAATTGACTCTATGAAAGCGATTGGTGCACTTGTAACCAGCGGCGGACAGATTTCAGATTATATGGGAAAAGTGATCACAGAGGAAACACCGACACTTGTTGCCATTCCCACCACAGCGGGGACAGGTTCTGAGGCAACTCAGTTTACCATCATCACAGATACAAAAAATGATATCAAGATGCTGCTCAAAGGCGCTGTTCTAATGCCGGATCTTGCCATCATCGATCCACAGTTTACAATGACTGCACCTCCTAAGATTACTGCGGCTACAGGACTTGACGCCCTGACTCATGCGGCAGAGGCTTATACATCAAAGCTGGCACAGCCATTATCCGATACATTTGCTCTTTCTGCTATTAAAAGGATCTTCAAATATCTTCCGGTTGCATTCAAAGACGGAAAGAATGTTGAAGCCAGAGAACAGATGTCAATAGCAGCACTGGAAGCAGGAATTGCATTTAACAATGCATCCGTGACCTTAGTCCACGGAATGAGCCGTCCAATCGGTGCTATGTTCCATGTGGCACATGGACTTTCCAATGCCATGCTGCTGAAGGAATGCTTTATCTATGCGCTGGACGGGGCTTATGACCGCTTTGGCGAGCTTGGCAAAGCGATCAATGTGGCGGCAGAGACTGACACAGACCAGGCAGCCAGTGAGAAATTCCTTCAGGCAGTTGTGGATATCTGCGATGAGCTTGAAACTCCTTCCTTAGAGGAATATGGAATCAATAAAGAAGAATTCTTCAGTGTGATCGACAAAATGGCCAACGATGCCATGGACAGCGGAAGCCCGTCCAACACAAGAAAAGCCATCACAGCAGAAGATGTCAAAGAAATTTACCGCAATCTGTGGTAA
- a CDS encoding PadR family transcriptional regulator, with the protein MENLTEMLKGVLEGCVLEIISLKETYGYEITRQLNALGFTDVVEGTVYTILVRLEKNKLVSIEKKPSTMGPPRKFYSLNDRGYEELQLFWAKWDFITSKMKQLKEKT; encoded by the coding sequence TTGGAAAACTTAACGGAAATGTTAAAAGGGGTGCTTGAAGGGTGTGTCCTTGAGATCATCAGCCTGAAGGAGACTTATGGCTATGAGATCACGCGCCAGCTCAACGCTCTTGGGTTCACAGACGTAGTGGAAGGTACGGTCTATACCATTTTAGTGCGGCTGGAAAAAAATAAATTGGTGAGCATAGAAAAGAAGCCCTCTACTATGGGACCGCCCAGAAAGTTTTACTCGTTAAATGACAGAGGGTATGAAGAACTTCAGCTGTTCTGGGCAAAGTGGGATTTTATTACATCAAAAATGAAACAGTTAAAGGAGAAAACATAA
- the iolD gene encoding 3D-(3,5/4)-trihydroxycyclohexane-1,2-dione acylhydrolase (decyclizing) has product MKMSTTRMTVAQALVKFLDNQYVEFDGEETKFVEGFFTIFGHGIAVGLGEALDSNPGSLKVLQGRNEQGMCHVATAYAKQNRRRKIIPCASSVGPGAANMVTAAATATVNNIPLLVVPSDTFATRQPDPVLQQLEKSDSLSTTTNDAFKPVCKYWDRIIRPEQLMTAMVNAMRVLTDPSETGAVCIALSQDVEGESYDFPDYLFEKRVHRITRPCAVKEEIEDLVKVIKEAKNPLVIVGGGVKYSEAGEAVEKFCEDFNIPFGESQAGKSACKSSHPYCLGGIGVTGTLAANTIADEADVVIAVGTRLSDFTTGSKGQFKNPNVKMVTINNNKYHAYKMDAVKAVGDAKVTVEALSARLKEEGYKSAYTTEIQDAKAAWDKEMDRLANIEYTGDDFEPEIKARDPRTIPEFVKLTGGLITQTAALCKIREVIDEDANIVTAGGSLPSCMQRIWTTDKRGGYHAEYGYSCMGYEVAGALGVKMAEPEHESYVVVGDASFQMLHSEIMTAMQEKQKINILVFDNCGFGCINNLQMNHGVGSLATEFRYRDENNEIKGDLIPVDYAKVGEGYGLKTYSVRTIKELEEALIDAKKQDVATLIDLKVIPKTMTDGYKSWWNVGIATTSVKESVQKACEGVLEGRKNARQY; this is encoded by the coding sequence ATGAAAATGAGTACAACCAGAATGACAGTAGCACAGGCTCTTGTAAAATTCCTTGACAATCAGTATGTGGAATTTGACGGGGAAGAAACAAAATTTGTAGAAGGTTTCTTTACTATCTTCGGACACGGGATCGCCGTTGGTCTCGGAGAGGCATTGGACAGCAATCCTGGGAGCTTAAAGGTTCTTCAGGGAAGAAATGAGCAGGGAATGTGCCACGTAGCGACAGCTTACGCAAAACAAAATAGAAGAAGGAAGATCATTCCTTGTGCATCTTCTGTAGGACCCGGAGCGGCAAATATGGTGACAGCAGCGGCTACAGCTACAGTGAACAATATTCCGCTTTTGGTAGTGCCTTCTGACACATTTGCCACAAGACAGCCGGACCCGGTGCTCCAGCAGTTAGAAAAGAGTGACAGTCTCTCTACAACAACAAACGACGCATTCAAACCGGTTTGTAAATATTGGGATAGGATCATCCGCCCGGAACAGCTGATGACAGCCATGGTCAACGCTATGCGTGTTCTCACAGATCCGTCAGAGACAGGCGCTGTGTGCATTGCACTCTCCCAGGATGTAGAAGGAGAATCTTATGATTTCCCTGACTATCTGTTTGAAAAACGTGTACATAGGATCACAAGACCTTGCGCGGTAAAAGAAGAGATCGAGGACCTTGTAAAAGTCATTAAAGAAGCGAAAAATCCGTTAGTGATCGTGGGCGGAGGTGTGAAGTATTCTGAGGCAGGAGAAGCTGTAGAAAAGTTCTGCGAAGACTTTAACATCCCGTTCGGAGAGAGCCAGGCAGGAAAAAGTGCCTGCAAGTCAAGCCACCCTTACTGCTTAGGAGGAATCGGCGTCACAGGAACCCTGGCTGCCAATACCATCGCTGATGAAGCTGATGTGGTCATTGCAGTGGGAACCAGACTTTCAGACTTTACAACAGGATCTAAAGGACAGTTCAAAAATCCTAATGTAAAAATGGTGACGATCAACAACAATAAATATCATGCATATAAAATGGATGCAGTAAAAGCTGTCGGAGACGCGAAAGTGACAGTGGAAGCTCTTTCTGCTAGACTGAAAGAGGAAGGATACAAGTCTGCTTACACAACAGAGATCCAGGACGCAAAGGCAGCCTGGGATAAAGAAATGGACCGCCTTGCGAATATTGAGTATACAGGCGATGACTTTGAGCCGGAGATCAAAGCGAGAGATCCGCGTACGATTCCTGAATTCGTAAAACTTACAGGGGGACTTATCACTCAGACTGCAGCATTGTGCAAAATCCGTGAGGTCATTGATGAAGACGCTAATATTGTGACAGCAGGGGGGAGTCTTCCAAGCTGTATGCAGAGAATCTGGACCACAGACAAACGAGGCGGATATCACGCAGAATACGGATATTCCTGCATGGGATATGAAGTGGCGGGAGCGCTCGGCGTAAAGATGGCAGAGCCTGAGCATGAATCCTACGTGGTTGTGGGGGATGCCAGCTTTCAGATGCTCCACAGTGAGATTATGACAGCGATGCAGGAAAAACAAAAGATCAACATCCTTGTATTTGACAACTGCGGATTTGGCTGTATCAACAACCTTCAGATGAATCATGGAGTGGGAAGTCTTGCAACAGAGTTCAGATACCGCGATGAAAACAATGAGATCAAGGGTGATCTGATCCCGGTTGACTATGCAAAAGTCGGAGAAGGATACGGACTCAAGACGTACAGTGTAAGAACGATCAAAGAGCTGGAGGAAGCATTGATCGATGCTAAGAAACAGGACGTTGCCACATTGATCGACTTGAAGGTCATTCCGAAAACAATGACAGACGGTTACAAATCATGGTGGAACGTAGGTATTGCGACAACTTCTGTGAAAGAAAGCGTGCAGAAAGCATGTGAAGGAGTATTGGAAGGCCGCAAAAACGCAAGACAGTATTAG
- a CDS encoding tautomerase family protein, with product MPLIQVDLLKQNDKERLRNILDTIHQCAVEAFDIPERDRYQIVNQHDPEEMILLDTGLGFERTKNQIVIRVTSKQRTQDKKELLYSLLGQRLKDRCQIEPQDLLVSIVENGDADWSFGFGKAQFLTGEL from the coding sequence ATGCCATTAATTCAAGTAGATCTGTTAAAACAAAATGATAAAGAAAGACTGAGAAACATCCTTGATACGATCCACCAGTGTGCCGTAGAAGCTTTTGATATACCAGAACGGGACCGCTACCAGATTGTGAACCAGCATGATCCTGAAGAAATGATCCTGTTAGACACAGGCCTTGGGTTTGAACGAACAAAGAACCAGATCGTCATCCGGGTCACAAGCAAACAGAGAACTCAGGATAAAAAAGAGCTGCTCTATTCTCTGCTTGGCCAGAGGTTAAAAGACCGATGCCAGATCGAACCCCAGGATCTCTTGGTCTCCATCGTGGAAAATGGGGATGCGGACTGGAGTTTTGGATTCGGAAAGGCCCAGTTTCTGACCGGGGAACTGTAA
- a CDS encoding type II toxin-antitoxin system Phd/YefM family antitoxin produces MNIRPSAAIRQNYNEIADICRKTSEPVFLTKNGEGDLVVMDIETYSRREKMLKLREELLSIEEDRLAGRSGCTLDELDTYLDDVITEV; encoded by the coding sequence ATGAATATTCGTCCATCTGCGGCAATCCGTCAAAATTATAATGAGATTGCTGATATATGCAGAAAGACCTCCGAACCGGTTTTTCTTACCAAAAACGGTGAAGGAGATTTGGTTGTTATGGACATCGAAACCTATAGCAGAAGGGAGAAAATGTTAAAACTCAGAGAAGAACTTCTATCAATTGAGGAAGACCGGCTTGCCGGAAGATCCGGCTGCACTCTGGATGAGTTAGACACTTACCTTGATGATGTGATTACAGAGGTATAA
- a CDS encoding methyltransferase family protein, with product MKINGFLLLIPFLLIRFGFLSILSKGAVKRAAYFPPMNGSEVPAYWIYQISNAAIFIYLWFLTVKIEGTWLFVAGLVIYLAGLVLCAVSMLDFSAPSETGLNYKGVYRFSRNPMYVSYFVCFLGCAVLTRSLILYGFVLIFQITSHWIILSEERWCIEKFGEVYRQYMKKVRRYL from the coding sequence ATGAAGATCAATGGGTTTTTGTTATTGATCCCATTTTTGCTTATCAGATTCGGCTTTTTATCGATTTTGAGCAAAGGGGCGGTAAAACGGGCGGCGTACTTTCCGCCCATGAACGGAAGTGAAGTGCCGGCATATTGGATTTACCAGATTTCAAATGCAGCGATCTTTATCTATTTATGGTTTCTCACAGTAAAGATAGAAGGTACATGGCTGTTTGTTGCAGGTCTTGTGATCTATTTAGCAGGACTGGTACTGTGTGCGGTTTCAATGCTGGATTTCTCGGCTCCTTCAGAGACGGGATTAAATTATAAAGGTGTTTACCGTTTTTCGCGCAATCCTATGTATGTATCTTATTTTGTTTGTTTTTTAGGATGCGCTGTGCTGACGCGTTCCCTGATCTTATATGGTTTTGTCCTTATCTTTCAGATTACTTCCCACTGGATCATTCTATCAGAAGAGAGATGGTGCATTGAGAAATTTGGGGAAGTGTACAGGCAGTATATGAAAAAGGTAAGGCGCTATCTTTAA
- a CDS encoding 5-deoxy-glucuronate isomerase, which yields MGKVFGYPEFDVNGEKVLTTYDNDYKEMLMDIRVFRLKAGDVKTFCKEKEETAVLLLKGDVVFSFDETSKEVTRKDVFTEGPWAVHICTGAKVIVEAKADSEILVQSTMNDQTFESKLYAPEDAPWGYSCVGKFGNVAKRRVNTIFDHDIAPYSNMVLGEVLNDRGNWSGYLPHRHPQPETYYFLFDHPEGFGASFVGDQVFKSTDGSFSAIPGGELHPQAVAPGYQMYTCWMIRHLEGNPWLQTDRNEDERYVWLHDAEF from the coding sequence ATGGGTAAAGTATTCGGCTATCCTGAGTTTGATGTAAACGGGGAAAAGGTTTTAACAACATATGACAATGATTATAAAGAAATGCTGATGGACATCCGCGTCTTCCGCTTAAAAGCGGGAGATGTGAAGACCTTCTGCAAAGAAAAAGAGGAGACCGCGGTTCTTTTACTAAAAGGGGATGTCGTATTCTCATTTGATGAAACTTCCAAAGAAGTCACAAGAAAAGATGTATTTACAGAAGGACCTTGGGCAGTACATATCTGCACAGGAGCCAAAGTCATAGTGGAAGCAAAGGCAGACTCTGAAATCTTGGTACAGTCCACAATGAATGACCAGACATTTGAGAGTAAATTGTATGCGCCGGAAGATGCTCCTTGGGGATATTCCTGTGTAGGAAAGTTCGGAAATGTGGCTAAACGCCGTGTCAATACCATCTTTGACCATGACATTGCACCATACTCCAACATGGTATTAGGTGAAGTCTTAAATGACCGCGGAAACTGGTCAGGATATCTTCCTCACAGACATCCGCAGCCGGAAACTTATTACTTCCTGTTTGACCATCCGGAAGGATTTGGGGCAAGCTTTGTGGGAGACCAGGTATTTAAGAGTACAGACGGAAGCTTCTCAGCGATTCCAGGGGGAGAACTTCATCCTCAGGCAGTGGCTCCGGGATACCAAATGTATACTTGCTGGATGATCCGTCATCTGGAAGGGAACCCATGGCTTCAGACAGACAGAAATGAAGACGAACGCTACGTTTGGCTTCATGACGCAGAATTCTAA
- a CDS encoding type II toxin-antitoxin system RelE/ParE family toxin: MTEYEKYKVVVSDRAVKMLGTHIRFIAQVHKEAATAKKKQITAALHSLSHMPQRFPYFEETYIPSNKYHKMFIEKWYLVLYQIQDKTVYIEYILDCRKDYNWLIH, encoded by the coding sequence ATGACAGAATATGAAAAATACAAAGTCGTTGTTTCCGACAGGGCGGTAAAAATGTTAGGAACTCATATCCGTTTTATAGCACAGGTTCATAAGGAAGCAGCGACGGCTAAAAAGAAACAGATAACAGCCGCCCTGCATTCCCTTTCACATATGCCACAAAGATTTCCCTACTTTGAGGAAACGTATATTCCTTCAAACAAATATCATAAGATGTTTATTGAAAAATGGTATCTTGTTCTCTATCAAATTCAAGATAAAACAGTGTACATCGAATATATTCTCGACTGCCGGAAGGATTATAACTGGCTTATTCATTAG
- a CDS encoding DUF1048 domain-containing protein, which translates to MNEFFNKYFNIKNIMEEKRAYKQQMARIEALPEDYQYTFKKIQQHMWSFASGDGYDMLELQYGLIDLFEDCAADGKNVLDVTGEDVAGFVDELLKDVKTYTNRWRDKLNRDIAKKVKR; encoded by the coding sequence ATGAATGAATTTTTTAATAAATATTTTAATATCAAGAATATAATGGAAGAAAAACGTGCGTATAAACAGCAGATGGCCCGGATCGAAGCGCTGCCTGAAGACTACCAGTACACATTCAAAAAGATACAACAACATATGTGGTCGTTTGCTTCTGGGGATGGATATGATATGCTGGAGTTGCAGTATGGATTGATCGATTTGTTTGAAGATTGTGCGGCAGATGGTAAAAATGTTTTGGATGTGACAGGAGAAGATGTTGCAGGGTTTGTAGATGAGCTTTTGAAAGATGTGAAAACATACACGAATCGCTGGCGCGATAAGCTGAACCGTGACATTGCGAAAAAAGTAAAAAGATAG
- a CDS encoding LacI family DNA-binding transcriptional regulator, translating to MAGTIKEIAERAGVSRGTVDRALNNRGRIKPEVAERIMAIAKELDYHSNRKTKKNTQKADKNIKIGVITQLSEASFMIPVKAGIRDAERELEYLGVELLLKDIESVDEEAQIKAIDELEAEGIHGLAIMPVQSECVRERLNRLMEEKGIPVVTFNSDIVGTKRACFVGLDNKKSGCTAAGLMGMLTRGKGKVLVITGFFTNSVNSLRVEGFVQEIKNSYPEMELLGVQSSFDETKEVEKIIENTMAIAPDLAGVFVASGGQAGVCLAFEKLKLDKRPYVIVYDATPKNTKALKEDRYDFLIDQEGYEQGYRPPNLLYNMIQKGEMPEKDHIYTDIKIKNKYNV from the coding sequence ATGGCAGGAACAATCAAAGAAATTGCAGAGCGTGCCGGGGTCTCCCGGGGGACCGTGGACCGGGCACTTAATAACCGGGGCAGAATCAAGCCGGAAGTGGCAGAGCGGATCATGGCCATCGCCAAAGAACTAGACTATCATTCTAACAGGAAGACAAAAAAGAACACGCAGAAAGCAGACAAAAATATAAAGATCGGGGTCATCACCCAGCTCTCAGAAGCCTCCTTTATGATCCCTGTTAAAGCGGGGATCCGTGATGCAGAGCGGGAGCTGGAGTATCTGGGAGTGGAGCTTTTATTGAAGGATATTGAATCCGTAGATGAAGAAGCCCAGATAAAAGCCATTGACGAACTGGAAGCGGAGGGGATCCACGGCCTTGCCATCATGCCGGTGCAGTCAGAGTGTGTCAGGGAACGGCTGAACCGCTTAATGGAGGAAAAGGGGATCCCAGTGGTCACATTTAACTCCGATATCGTGGGCACCAAGCGTGCATGTTTTGTGGGACTGGATAACAAGAAAAGCGGGTGTACCGCCGCAGGGCTCATGGGAATGCTGACACGAGGAAAGGGCAAAGTCCTCGTGATCACGGGATTCTTTACCAACAGTGTAAACAGTCTGCGTGTGGAAGGCTTCGTGCAGGAGATCAAGAATTCCTATCCGGAAATGGAACTGCTGGGCGTCCAGAGCAGCTTTGATGAGACAAAGGAAGTGGAAAAGATCATCGAAAATACAATGGCCATTGCACCGGATCTGGCTGGAGTCTTTGTGGCATCCGGCGGACAGGCTGGAGTATGCCTGGCTTTTGAGAAGCTGAAGCTTGATAAGAGGCCATATGTCATAGTCTATGACGCTACGCCTAAGAATACAAAAGCCCTTAAAGAAGACCGGTATGATTTTCTGATTGACCAGGAAGGCTACGAACAGGGTTACAGGCCTCCGAACCTGCTTTATAACATGATCCAAAAAGGAGAAATGCCGGAGAAGGACCATATCTATACCGATATAAAAATCAAGAACAAATACAATGTTTGA